One genomic region from Augochlora pura isolate Apur16 chromosome 7, APUR_v2.2.1, whole genome shotgun sequence encodes:
- the Rn-tre gene encoding USP6 N-terminal like RN-tre, which yields MNEEELLKRSAAERDRIFSCYDRGRENGAEIDSWEDPAYEVYHTTDRYGFIHDKRLPQKPDQNEIKCHRVEMERLKKWEKMTKQWDSSTTKEKLRRRVYKGIPNRFRGQVWALLLGIKTLKKEQAGKYDEMLKLARQWSTEIRQIDADVARQYRDHINYRERYSIKQRSMFYVLAAYSMYNMEVGYCQGMSVLAGLLLLYMDEEDAFWGLSVLLADKKYTMHGFYVDGFPKLNRYIEHHDKIMNKFLPKLKRKLDKCGCDSILYALKWFFVVFQERTPVSLGLRIWDVFLLDGDRILPAMAYTIMKMHKRFLMPMESLDEFCNYLQIKLEKDFCFDDDTVISSMERNMEELKRAKLDYPGLPLPHELPRIPFGTFKEPSFASKVGRRTEEFSEAQHAMRESITQRRDLVIAEDGRESTTPVEPTDCGLGGSKFSLDPNLDDGTSPNGSRRSLADTSVTSTADLSVFSSATRCQALDNSLDTQSNISNASSGSGGLPTPKATPPQPSPDVVRIYVSYSSPISESYKDDLPRTLPRSLETNRIRIRVDPDQTPIVENLKPFSLESPEIELDLK from the exons ATGAATGAGgaagaattattgaaacggTCTGCTGCAGAGCGAGATAGAATATTTAGCTGCTATGACCGTGGTAGAGAGAATGGAGCAGAAATTGATTCCTGGGAAGATCCTGCCTATGAAGTATATCATACTACTGACAGATATGGATTCATACA tgATAAACGATTGCCACAGAAACCGGACCAGAATGAAATCAAGTGTCATCGGGTGGAAATGGAAAGATTAAAGAAATGGGAGAAAATGACAAAACAGTGGGATAGTTCCACCACTAAAGAAAAACTACGACGTAGAGTATACAAAGGAATTCCTAATAGATTTCGTGGTCAAGTTTGGGCATTGCTTTTGGGtataaaaactttaaaaaaagagCAAGCTGGTAAATACGACGAAATGTTGAAGCTTGCACGTCAGTGGTCTACTGAAATAAGACAAATTGATGCTGATGTAGCTAGACAATATAGAGATCATATCAATTATAG AGAACGATATAGCATAAAACAACGTTCCATGTTTTATGTGTTGGCTGCTTATAGCATGTACAATATGGAAGTAGGCTATTGTCAGGGGATGTCTGTATTAGCTGGgctacttttattatatatggaTGAAGAGGATGCATTTTGGGGTCTTTCTGTGCTGTTGGCTGATAAGAAATATACTATGCATG GATTTTATGTTGATGGATTTCCAAAGCTGAATCGTTACATTGAACATCATGATAAAatcatgaataaatttttgccgaaattaaagaggaagctTGACAAGTGCGGCTGCGATTCTATTCTTTACGCATTAAAATGGTTCTTTGTTGTTTTCCAAGAGAGG ACACCTGTTAGTCTTGGTCTCCGAATTTGGgacgtatttttattagacgGAGACCGTATTTTACCGGCTATGGCATATACGATCATGAAAATGCACAAACGTTTTCTGATGCCAATGGAAAGTTTAGacgaattttgtaattatttgcaaatcaaattagaaaaagaTTTCTGCTTTGATGATGACACAGTAATAAGTAGTATGGAGCGTAATATGGAGGAATTGAAACGTGCTAAGTTGGATTATCCTGGTCTACCGTTACCACACGAGTTACCACGAATTCCATTTGGTACATTCAAAGAACCTTCATTTGCAAGCAAG GTTGGAAGACGAACGGAAGAATTTAGTGAAGCGCAGCATGCGATGCGCGAATCCATAACACAACGTAGAGATTTGGTGATCGCCGAAGACGGTAGAGAAAGTACAACACCCGTTGAACCAACTGATTGTGGTCTTGGCG GAAGCAAATTCTCACTTGATCCGAATCTTGACGATGGAACCTCTCCCAATGGCTCGCGACGGTCATTGGCAGACACGTCTGTTACATCGACAGCCGACCTTTCCGTATTTAGTTCGGCGACACGGTGTCAAGCGTTAGACAATAGCCTCGATACTCAAAGTAATATTTCGAATGCTAGCTCGGGCAGCGGTGGCTTACCCACACCCAAAGCAACGCCACCACAGCCGAGTCCAGATGTTGTAAGAATTTATGTATCATATAGTTCACCCATATCCGAGTCTTACAAAGATGATCTTCCACGTACGCTACCACGGTCTTTAGAGACTAACAGGATCCGGATACGGGTCGACCCTGATCAAACGCCAATAGTGGAGAATCTCAAACCATTTTCATTAGAAAGCCCAGAAATTGAGTTGGacttaaaataa
- the Csul gene encoding protein arginine N-methyltransferase 5 codes for MTNQRSISCGLDLCAVPDLSSCLVTANSSKYEFVFVPLIHPLYKREFVSGAAKKRAGPFTRPDIVLCSSDWNHLIIGKLSPHIRVDSRNPIIKRNSEATLNQELALARHLGLVGITFRLMGGIKHNANLARIICDEMSSTCTLQVWIQIPMENPVKQAHSYRKEECNSIENPWEWWNAFRILCDYDRKIGVALIISHDLPEQEEIDRWLGEPIKCLIIPTSLFITNRKGYPVLSKAHQTVIKKFIMLEVQFVLSGANRHQYVSYYHNYLEYLWKNCKVNGTVERFARGYEDYLQCPLQPLMDNLESQTYETFEKDPFKYTQYQTAIYQAILGIVKNSPATTDDKDRKIVIMVVGAGRGPLVFASLNAAEMANQRVKVYAVEKNPNAVLTLQALERDMWKDKVSVVSCDMREWNAPEKADILVSELLGSFGDNELSPECLDGVQKFLKDDGISIPSSYTSYIAPVQSSKLYNEVRYCKDKDKHFLAHFETSYVVHLQNKYDIAKPQALFTFKHPNKSDVIDNSRYEFRTFEVQQNSVLHGFSGYFDSILYKDITMSIEPSTRSPKMFSWFPIFFPIREPVQVKAGEQIVVHFWRQCSLKNVWYEWSISKPIAGPIHNPGGRSYTIGL; via the exons ATGACAAATCAAAGATCAATTTCCTGTGGTCTTGACTTATGTGCTGTACCAGATCTTAGTAGTTGTCTTGTTACAGCAAATTCGTCCAA GTATGAATTCGTATTTGTTCCACTTATTCATCCTTTGTATAAAAGAGAATTCGTCTCTGGTGCTGCGAAAAAACGAGCTGGTCCTTTTACCAGACCAGACATAGTACTATGCAGTTCTG ACTggaatcatttaattattggtAAACTATCGCCGCATATTAGAGTCGATTCAAGAAATCCTATCATAAAGAGAAACAGCGAGGCGACGCTAAATCAAGAACTAGCATTAGCAAGACACTTGGGACTCGTAGGAATTACCTTTAGATTGATGGGCGGAATAAAACATAATGCAAATCTTGCTAGAATTATCTGTGATGAAATGTCAAGCACATGTACTTTACAG GTTTGGATACAAATACCTATGGAAAATCCAGTTAAACAAGCTCATTCTTACAGAAAAGAAGAATGTAATTCGATAGAAAACCCATGGGAATGGTGGAATGCCTTCAGAATATTATGCGATTATGACAGGAAGATAGgtgttgcattaattataaGCCATGATCTTCCCGAACAAGAAGAG ATTGATAGGTGGCTAGGAGAACCAATTAAATGTTTGATTATACCTACATCGTTATTTATCACAAATAGAAAGGGATATCCCGTTTTGAGTAAAGCCCACCAAAcagtaataaagaaatttataatgttaGAAGTACAATTTGTACTCTCAGGAGCAAATCGTCATCAATATGTTAGTTACTACCATAATTACttggaatatttatggaag aattgtaAAGTAAATGGTACAGTAGAAAGATTTGCTCGTGGATATGAAGATTACTTGCAATGTCCTTTACAACCGCTTATGGACAATCTGGAATCACAAACATacgaaacatttgaaaaagatCCTTTCAAATATACACAATACCAAACAGCTATTTATCAAGCAATTCTTGGAATTGTGAAAAACTCGCCAGCCACAACGGACgataaagatagaaaaat AGTAATCATGGTGGTCGGCGCTGGAAGAGGACCACTTGTTTTTGCATCTTTAAATGCAGCAGAAATGGCAAATCAGAGGGTCAAAGTATACGCTGTAGAAAAAAATCCTAATGCAGTATTAAC CTTACAGGCACTTGAGAGAGATATGTGGAAAGACAAAGTATCGGTAGTGTCTTGTGACATGAGAGAGTGGAATGCTCCTGAAAAAGCAGATATTCTAGTGTCTGAGTTACTCGGATCTTTTGGTGACAATGAATTATCTCCTGAATGTTTAGACGGAgttcagaaatttttaaaag ATGATGGTATAAGCATACCATCCTCGTATACATCTTACATTGCTCCTGTACAATCTTCAAAGCTGTATAACGAAGTAAGATATTGTAAAGACAAAGACAAACATTTCTTGGCACATTTTGAAACATCATACGTAGTTCATCTGCAAAACAAATATGATATAGCAAAACCACAGGCATTGTTTACATTCAAACACCCAAATAAAT CGGATGTCATTGATAATTCACGATATGAATTCAGGACGTTTGAAGTGCAACAAAATTCTGTATTGCACGGCTTTTCCGGATAttttgattcaattttatacaaagatATTACAATGAGTATAGAACCCAGCACACGTAGTCCGAAAATGTTCAGCTGGTTTCCTATATTTTTCCCAATTAGg GAACCAGTACAAGTGAAAGCAGGTGAACAAATAGTAGTTCACTTTTGGCGTCAATGTAGCTTAAAAAATGTCTGGTACGAGTGGAGCATCAGCAAGCCTATCGCAGGACCTATTCATAATCCTGGAGGACGTTCTTATACCATaggtttataa
- the Ppl gene encoding glycine cleavage system H protein, mitochondrial — translation MAKLIAQLTKCTTQTFSCATRTNLFSHPAARVSMHLSRSIATTQCLKFGRLYMKSHEWISVNGNIGIVGISNHAQETLGDVVYVQLPQIESVMKSGDECGAVESVKAVSEIYSPVSGKILDINEMIAEIPSLINLSCYEKGWLFKIELSNLDELQKLMDEEAYNKFLLSDQH, via the exons ATGGCAAAATTAATCGCTCAATTGACAAAATGTACCACGCAAACATTTTCGTGTGCTACGAGGACAAATTTATTCAGTCATCCTGCTGCAAGAGTATCCATGCACCTCTCGCGTTCTATTGCTACTActcaatgtttaaaatttg GTAGGTTATATATGAAATCACATGAATGGATTTCTGTCAATGGTAACATAGGAATAGTTGGAATATCTAATCATGCGCAAGAAACACTGGGTGATGTTGTGTACGTTCAGCTTCCACAAATCGAATCTGTAATGAAATCGGGAG aCGAGTGTGGCGCAGTAGAATCAGTGAAAGCTGTTTCTGAAATATACAGTCCAGTCAGTGGAAAGATATTAGacataaatgaaatgattgcAGAAATACCTAGTCTAATTAATTTGTCATGTTATGAGAAAGGATGGTTGTTCAAAATAGAATTAAGTAATCTTGATGAACTTCAAAAACTAATGGATGAAGAagcttataataaatttctattgtcTGACCAGCATTAA
- the Pep gene encoding LOW QUALITY PROTEIN: protein on ecdysone puffs (The sequence of the model RefSeq protein was modified relative to this genomic sequence to represent the inferred CDS: deleted 1 base in 1 codon) → MSFNRGIKRDSFGNRNFNNRGGGGAGGGGGGGGGRVGNMGGGGGMGGNMGGGMGGGGGGGGSGGMNPWEGGMMPGRGILPTPNNNLSLASPQAQLAIASNLLTNLLRNQQDVQQQQVPSLLSLGNNFSGPGPNFPNQQNFQSGRFNDRPVRHPMKNQRPQPYNKMGNRARDGPAGRRGPSAQQSRAPQSGSQRMNGNQTQHRNDKSSKPIPASKQNQTAKKEQQDVKTSDNEKAEAPVVKSEVNEESEEKKRDWKDEKKQSECNEKLSEKSQEDAEQKTDKTSTEEVAKDANVATAEKDPKMTGKKSEARHAESRYAEVPMNHMFCHICNKHMWDGYSFENHLRGRAHQLMMEKLDEMYKLKVDLMRHELRIAEEQREFSLTNSKRRGKKVSVDLNVREYCTMCDLNFYGTLSTHRKSDKHQQLKTFLHPRCFPCVKEFPSRIEYDEHCLTPAHMKNAVQCEEQRKNKKKDKLAKGEAEVRTTEEEEKDVGSEIKTEKEEEPAGEQEYITDITENLSEKKFKIPSYKYCRQNQISIGKSMVKDVQGFYCEKCRRFMLLAEDMNAHLRSITHYRNFVQEVKSLTSTNENAEQKTPEKSESNEDTAESNKEYEGSWKRRKIALSEEQDNGEAKETQENNAENANAQKKADGDEKYDPLEADAESEEEEHREGDTSTSSQQATQNDSNAQDKKTTPADKAWADIDNDNEAEIGNLIDDGDEKEQPAEPEKIAPKIERDQSPQIKQTRGRGGFTRGRGSPRSRRGRR, encoded by the exons ATGTCGTTTAATCGAGGAATAAAGCGAGATTCCTTTGGGAATCGTAACTTCAATAATCGAGGAGGCGGTGGTGCAGGAGGTGGCggcggaggtggaggtggaagAGTTGGAAACATGGGTGGCGGAGGAGGCATGGGTGGAAATATGGGTGGCGGAATGggtggaggtggtggtggcggaGGAAGTGGAGGAATGAATCCATGGGAAGGAGGAATGATGCCTGGTCGAGGAATCTTACCGACGCCTAATAATAATCTGTCTTTAGCGTCGCCTCAAGCACAGTTAGCAATAGCCAGTAACCTCCTAACAAATTTACTTCGTAACCAACAAGATGTTCAGCAACAG CAGGTACCATCGCTCCTTAGTCTGGGTAATAACTTTTCCGGTCCAGGGCCAAATTTCCCAAATCAGCAAAACTTCCAATCTGGACGTTTCAATGATCGGCCTGTAAGGCATCCTATGAAGAACCAACGGCCGCAACCATATAACAAG ATGGGCAATCGCGCCCGTGATGGCCCTGCTGGGCGACGTGGTCCATCTGCACAACAATCTCGTGCACCCCAGTCTGGCAGTCAGCGTATGAACGGAAACCAAACTCAGCATCGCAACGATAAATCTTCTAAACCAATTCCTGCCTCTAAACAAAATCAGACTGCCAAAAAGGAACAGCAGGACGTTAAGACCTCTGATAATGAAAAAGCAGAAGCACCTGTTGTAAAAAG CGAAGTGAACGAAGAGTCTGAAGAGAAGAAACGTGATTGGAAGGATGAGAAGAAACAGTCGGAGTGTAACGAAAAACTCAGCGAAAAATCTCAAGAAGACGCTGAACAGAAAACAGATAAAACATCTACCGAAGAGGTAGCAAAAGATGCGAATGTAGCCACAGCTGAGAAAGACCCAAAGATGACTGGCAAGAAATCCGAAGCTAGACATGCTGAAAGTCGTTACGCAGAGGTTCCAATGAACCATATGTTCTGccatatttgtaataaacacATGTGGGATGGATAT tccTTTGAAAACCACTTACGAGGTCGAGCCCATCAATTGATGATGGAGAAGTTAGACGAAATGTACAAATTGAAAGTCGATCTGATGAGGCATGAATTGAGAATAGCAGAAGAGCAACGTGAATTCAGTTTGACTAACTCGAAGCGCCGGGGGAAAAAG GTTTCCGTGGACCTAAACGTTAGGGAATACTGTACAATGtgcgatttaaatttttacggtACTTTATCAACGCACAGGAAGAGCGACAAGCATCAACAATTGAAGACTTTCTTGCATCCAAGATGTTTCCCCTGCGTGAAAGAATTTCCGTCGCGTATCGAGTACGATGAACATTGTTTAACACCTGCGCATATGAAAAACGCTGTGCAATGCGAAGAACAGcgaaaaaataagaagaaag ACAAACTGGCTAAAGGGGAAGCTGAAGTGCGCACTaccgaagaagaagaaaaggacGTTGGCTCtgaaattaaaactgaaaaagaagaagagccTGCTGGAGAACAAGAATATATAACAGACATCACTGAAAATTTGTCAGAGAAAAAATTCAAGATACCTTCTTACAAATACTGCcgtcaaaatcaaatttctatcG gaaAGTCGATGGTAAAAGACGTACAAGGATTTTATTGCGAGAAATGTCGAAGATTTATGCTGTTGGCAGAAGATATGAACGCTCACTTACGCAGCATTACTCATTACCGTAATTTCGTGCAGGAAGTAAAATCTTTGACGTCTACTAATGAGAATGCCGAACAAAAAACACCTGAAAAATCAGAG TCCAACGAAGACACTGCGGAGAGTAATAAAGAATACGAAGGAAGTTGGAAGCGTCGAAAGATTGCTCTTTCTGAAGAGCAAGACAATGGAGAAGCGAAAGAAACCCAAGAAAATAACGCTGAGAACGCAAATGCACAGAAAAAAGCTGATGGGGACGAGAAGTATGACCCTCTCGAGGCTGACGCCGAATCTGAAGAGGAAGAGCATCGCGAAGGTGATACTAGTACCAGCAGCCAACAGGCTACTCAAAATGATTCTAATGCTCAAGACAAAAAA ACGACACCGGCCGACAAAGCGTGGGCTGACATCGATAACGATAATGAAGCGGAAATAGGAAACTTAATTGATGATGGAGATGAGAAGGAGCAGCCCGCCGAGCCTGAAAAAATTGCTccaaaaatagaaagagatcAAAGTCCCCAAATTAAACAAACTCGTGGGCGAGGAGGTTTTACACGTGGCCGTGGTAGCCCGCGATCACGAAGGGGTCGACGATAA
- the LOC144472694 gene encoding selenoprotein F — MDILAVIQLLSFSLMVNIVNAEFSAEDCKSLGFNKANLLCSTCEEFNKRGLPEIWDKCKECCLKDDDYDASGSKRYPHALLEVCTCKFGAYPQIQAFIKSDRPSKYKNLQIKYVRNLDPIIKLLDADNKVEDILDIHKWDTDSVDEFLATHLSMD; from the exons ATGGATATTTTAGCAGTGATACAATTACTTTCATTTAGTTTAATG gTAAATATCGTAAATGCTGAATTTTCAGCAGAAGATTGTAAAAGTTTAGGCTTTAATAAAGCCAATTTACTCTGTTCCACATgtgaagaatttaataaacgtgGCTTACCAGAAATATG gGACAAATGCAAAGAATGTTGTCTGAAAGATGATGATTATGATGCATCTGGATCAAAACGTTATCCACATGCTCTTCTTGAAGTATGCACATGTAAATTTGGTGCATACCCACAGATTCAag CTTTCATAAAAAGTGATAGACCTAGCAAATATAAGaacttgcaaataaaatatgttagaaACTTGGAtccaattattaaattattggatGCTGATAATAAAGTTGAAGATATTCTAGATATTCACAAGTGGGATACTGACTCTGTTGACGAGTTCCTGGCTACTCATTTGTCTATGGATTAG